One region of Fusobacterium perfoetens genomic DNA includes:
- a CDS encoding replication initiator protein A has translation MSNRIKARELNGIVYYQIPKWLMDLFIDGKISSGAFKTYALMYERLRMSAKNNWIDNDGDVYIKYSYDELIEDLKCNSRTTVSNNLKELQELDIVDKVKCFSSSNIYYLKVKSTEDCTSTNNYTSTETCTSTKKCTDSSTEDWTTVVQKTCTTSSTENLYASKNNFKKNNDSKNDVPLNEESVNRAKNLVELQNIATNSTGLNKIQVDGVIKPYIYKDIDLTILIQKIKESDFLMGKCSNKPTIAHFTQLSMLNKILADYYKNKVSVTEQSTSKDPSRKRLW, from the coding sequence ATGAGTAATAGAATAAAAGCTAGAGAATTAAATGGCATAGTTTATTATCAAATACCTAAATGGCTTATGGATTTATTTATTGACGGCAAAATATCATCAGGTGCTTTTAAAACTTATGCACTTATGTATGAAAGATTAAGAATGTCTGCAAAAAATAATTGGATTGATAATGATGGAGATGTTTATATCAAATACTCTTATGATGAACTTATAGAAGATTTAAAATGTAACAGCAGAACAACTGTTTCAAATAATCTTAAAGAATTACAAGAACTAGATATAGTAGATAAAGTGAAATGTTTTAGTTCAAGCAATATTTATTATCTTAAAGTTAAAAGTACAGAAGATTGCACTAGTACAAATAATTACACTAGTACAGAAACTTGTACTAGTACAAAAAAGTGTACTGACAGTAGTACAGAAGATTGGACTACAGTAGTACAGAAAACTTGTACGACTAGTAGTACAGAAAACTTGTACGCTAGTAAGAATAACTTTAAAAAGAATAACGATAGTAAGAATGATGTTCCTCTTAACGAGGAATCAGTCAATCGTGCTAAGAATTTAGTTGAATTACAAAACATTGCTACAAACTCAACAGGTTTAAATAAAATACAAGTAGATGGAGTAATAAAACCTTATATTTATAAAGATATAGATTTAACTATTTTGATACAGAAAATAAAAGAATCAGATTTTTTAATGGGCAAATGCAGTAATAAACCTACAATAGCACACTTTACACAACTTAGTATGCTTAATAAAATCTTAGCTGATTATTATAAAAACAAGGTTAGTGTGACGGAACAGTCTACAAGTAAAGACCCTTCAAGAAAGAGATTGTGGTAA
- a CDS encoding DnaB-like helicase C-terminal domain-containing protein, with amino-acid sequence MKNKPEYDLLSYLVLKNQFITDKVFKEIYNYKNYFSLEGQKLVELLKDKRKNKEVIDIEIFLNLSEDYTRKVLDNGDMDIGTEFATKSYKELLTELEKNHAKDIAQNIINSNNVSEIAEGIDKLKTVFTKTKQINKINLKEASLKFFKNIDNLDMQNSVKAKNWYRFNKVVKLYKGDVTVIAGRPGCLPAGTEVLTKKGWLDISKWTNEEILEINYKTNTNQIDITGQFAKPLMYHKYNTTEFYRMKNKVGTMDLVSSVEHRHPHISEKGFCREFTTRELYNSWINKEGNPHIINIPETFEWFGSGINYSDEYIRLKVAVFADGSFLKSKGSKRCYINIKKDRKKLRLEDLLEKNNLDYRVKEHADEYKRYSFLMDNRDKVFKYDWFLKTNKHQREIIMDELKYWDSYICGGNRLFTFSTVNKETAETIQLIATSLGYRATLRIEKRENKYKNDIIYNLNFSKGTKYGCRTLKKSDVNSFEKVEAGKYMYCFTTNTGFFLIRQNNKIYVTGNSGKTTFALSLALEFAKNGSKGLFFSLEMGEEQIINRMMSQLSLVPINKFQDSFEAKNLSKEEHGRITNAVEEMQRLADNLQIISGNFSSDDILEIAENDKPEFIIIDYMQLLRATEGRGRVEEITYLSMELKRIAMKLQIPIIELCQLSRAVEQRGDKKPILSDLRESGQIEQDASVVIGIYREAYYNEEADPESMDCIILKNRNGSTGTMPFKFLGAVQKVYEGV; translated from the coding sequence ATGAAAAATAAACCTGAATACGATTTACTTTCTTATCTTGTTTTAAAAAATCAGTTTATAACAGATAAAGTTTTTAAGGAGATATATAATTATAAAAATTATTTTAGTTTAGAAGGGCAAAAGTTAGTAGAACTTCTTAAAGACAAGAGGAAAAATAAAGAAGTTATAGACATAGAAATATTTTTAAATCTTTCTGAGGACTATACAAGAAAAGTATTAGACAATGGAGATATGGACATTGGAACAGAGTTTGCAACTAAGAGTTATAAAGAACTTCTTACAGAGTTAGAAAAAAATCACGCAAAAGATATAGCACAGAATATTATAAATTCTAACAATGTATCTGAAATAGCAGAGGGAATAGACAAACTAAAAACTGTTTTTACTAAAACTAAGCAAATAAATAAAATAAATCTAAAAGAAGCTTCACTTAAATTTTTTAAAAATATAGATAACTTAGATATGCAGAATAGTGTAAAAGCTAAAAATTGGTATAGATTTAACAAGGTTGTGAAACTATACAAGGGAGATGTTACTGTTATAGCTGGTAGACCAGGATGTTTACCTGCAGGGACAGAAGTTTTAACAAAAAAAGGTTGGCTTGATATATCAAAATGGACTAATGAAGAAATATTAGAAATAAATTATAAAACTAACACAAACCAAATTGATATAACAGGACAATTTGCAAAACCTCTTATGTATCACAAATATAACACAACTGAGTTTTATAGAATGAAAAATAAAGTTGGAACAATGGATTTAGTAAGTTCAGTAGAACATAGACATCCACATATTTCAGAAAAAGGTTTTTGTAGGGAATTCACAACAAGAGAACTTTATAATTCTTGGATAAATAAAGAGGGTAATCCTCATATAATTAATATTCCAGAAACTTTTGAGTGGTTTGGAAGTGGCATAAATTACAGTGATGAATATATTAGATTAAAAGTTGCAGTTTTTGCAGATGGAAGTTTTTTAAAAAGCAAAGGTAGTAAAAGATGTTATATAAATATAAAAAAAGATAGAAAAAAATTAAGATTAGAAGACCTTTTAGAAAAAAATAACTTAGATTACAGAGTAAAAGAGCATGCTGACGAATATAAAAGATATTCATTTTTAATGGATAACAGAGATAAAGTTTTTAAATATGATTGGTTTTTAAAAACAAATAAACATCAAAGAGAAATTATAATGGATGAACTTAAATATTGGGATAGCTATATCTGTGGAGGTAATAGATTATTTACTTTTTCTACTGTTAATAAAGAAACTGCTGAAACTATACAGTTAATAGCAACTTCTTTAGGATACAGAGCAACTTTAAGAATAGAAAAAAGAGAAAATAAATATAAAAATGACATTATATACAACCTTAATTTTTCTAAAGGAACAAAATATGGATGTAGAACTCTAAAAAAATCTGATGTTAATTCATTTGAAAAAGTTGAAGCAGGAAAATATATGTATTGTTTTACAACAAATACTGGTTTTTTCTTGATTAGACAAAATAATAAAATATATGTTACTGGAAATTCAGGTAAAACAACATTTGCATTATCTCTAGCTTTAGAGTTTGCTAAGAATGGGAGTAAAGGCTTATTTTTCTCACTAGAAATGGGAGAGGAACAAATAATAAACAGAATGATGTCTCAGCTTAGTCTTGTGCCTATAAATAAATTTCAGGACAGTTTTGAAGCTAAGAATTTAAGTAAAGAGGAACATGGCAGAATTACAAATGCAGTTGAAGAAATGCAGAGACTTGCAGATAATCTTCAGATAATCTCAGGAAACTTTTCTAGTGATGACATTTTAGAAATTGCAGAAAATGACAAGCCTGAATTTATAATAATTGACTATATGCAGTTATTAAGAGCAACAGAAGGTCGTGGAAGAGTTGAAGAAATAACTTACTTATCTATGGAGCTTAAAAGAATAGCTATGAAACTTCAAATTCCTATCATAGAACTTTGTCAGCTTTCAAGAGCAGTAGAGCAGAGGGGAGATAAAAAACCTATATTATCAGACCTTAGAGAATCAGGACAAATTGAACAGGACGCTAGTGTTGTAATAGGAATTTATAGAGAAGCATACTACAACGAAGAAGCAGACCCTGAGAGCATGGATTGTATTATTTTAAAAAATAGAAATGGAAGCACAGGAACAATGCCTTTTAAATTTCTAGGTGCAGTACAAAAGGTTTATGAGGGGGTATAA
- a CDS encoding DUF2513 domain-containing protein, with protein sequence MILNPDCIRDILLLLEAKIEYGRALYINWKNYKNYCDKYSKDEFFYHLEQCIKFQYVDGEYKTYSFKIYDLTPKGHSFLANIRSITTWNKTKNIASKIGSLSLEILKDIASDIITKTLLEQHHRL encoded by the coding sequence ATGATTTTAAATCCAGACTGTATAAGGGATATACTCTTATTGCTTGAAGCAAAAATAGAGTACGGAAGAGCCTTATATATTAACTGGAAAAATTATAAAAACTATTGTGATAAATATTCAAAAGATGAATTTTTTTATCATTTAGAACAGTGTATAAAATTCCAATATGTTGACGGTGAATATAAAACTTATTCATTTAAAATTTATGATTTAACTCCAAAAGGGCATTCTTTTTTAGCAAATATTCGTTCTATTACTACATGGAACAAAACTAAAAATATAGCTTCTAAAATAGGAAGTTTATCATTAGAAATTTTAAAAGATATTGCTTCTGATATAATTACTAAAACCCTTTTAGAACAGCATCACCGTCTATAA